A genomic stretch from Desulfohalobium retbaense DSM 5692 includes:
- a CDS encoding MBL fold metallo-hydrolase, with amino-acid sequence MRLTILVDNCTCIDRYFLAEPALSIFIEDQGQRILFDCGYSDVFLHNAVRAGIDLLHLDFLAFSHGHLDHTWGLDALIRRITEARLQGLPHHPPHLVAHPRTFVSVFEPTAGDIGALLSREKVGHHFNCTFSTEPVALTERLTWLGTIPRLMPFESQDPIGSKADDERPDFLPDDTALAYRSEKGLVIITGCSHAGICNIVEYAKHLTGECRVVDIIGGLHLQSPSTAQLAGTIGYLEKEGLSHLHAGHCTDLASKIALARTLPLREVGSGLSLSY; translated from the coding sequence ATGCGTCTGACCATTTTGGTTGACAATTGCACCTGTATCGATCGCTATTTCCTGGCCGAGCCGGCCCTGTCCATCTTTATTGAGGACCAGGGACAGCGCATCCTTTTTGATTGCGGCTACAGCGATGTCTTCCTCCACAACGCGGTCCGGGCGGGCATCGACTTGCTCCATCTCGATTTTCTGGCCTTTTCCCACGGCCACCTCGACCACACCTGGGGACTCGATGCACTCATCCGGCGCATCACGGAAGCCCGGCTCCAGGGATTGCCACACCACCCACCACATCTTGTCGCCCATCCCCGGACCTTTGTCAGCGTTTTCGAGCCCACTGCTGGCGATATCGGAGCGTTGCTGAGCCGGGAAAAAGTCGGGCACCATTTCAACTGCACTTTCAGTACCGAGCCTGTGGCGTTGACCGAACGGTTGACTTGGCTCGGGACCATTCCCCGCCTGATGCCTTTCGAGTCCCAGGACCCCATCGGCAGCAAAGCCGACGACGAGAGACCGGATTTTCTGCCGGACGATACTGCTCTGGCTTACCGGAGCGAAAAAGGGCTGGTCATCATAACCGGTTGCTCCCACGCCGGGATCTGCAACATCGTCGAATACGCCAAGCACCTCACCGGCGAATGCCGGGTGGTGGACATCATCGGCGGACTCCATCTCCAATCCCCTTCCACGGCGCAACTTGCAGGCACCATCGGGTATCTTGAGAAAGAGGGGCTGTCCCACCTCCACGCCGGCCATTGCACGGACCTGGCATCGAAAATCGCTCTCGCCCGGACGTTGCCCCTGCGCGAAGTCGGTTCCGGGCTGAGTCTGTCGTATTGA
- a CDS encoding GGDEF domain-containing protein produces the protein MTDRNHPGAGVDYEELYEAFLDLERVRRREAESRQVAEILLDGLRDLTSATTAQDGLDSVLSILRQAGGFAAVFVLVEEAQDVFKVLSSTDSVFEGTVWRKKEVFSRLLERMKPLVVYDTRSVPEWQRHPGVVRERAKAAVHAPFAFGRVRAVLTCVREENGACAQTDAKLLYRLMPLLEQTLLTMRRMDELRLAKAALHAKSCALESTVQENRLLARTDFLTDLPNRRGFFEAGAKEIRRAHRYGRPLSVLLLDLDHFKKVNDVYGHDVGDHVLAQFGQKCRGRLREHDLMARLGGEEFAVLLPETPVAEASQVAEGLRRFVEGSSLAGVLEAGEVTVSIGVCELAPQEDSLSEVLKRVDTALYMAKQAGRNLVRPEQAFPASRAS, from the coding sequence GTGACAGACAGAAACCACCCCGGTGCCGGGGTCGACTACGAGGAACTCTACGAGGCCTTTCTTGACCTGGAACGGGTCCGCCGGCGTGAGGCGGAGTCGCGGCAAGTAGCCGAAATTTTGCTTGATGGACTGCGAGATCTGACCAGTGCCACCACGGCCCAGGATGGTCTGGACAGCGTGCTGAGCATTTTACGTCAGGCCGGCGGCTTTGCGGCGGTGTTTGTTCTGGTTGAAGAAGCCCAAGACGTCTTCAAGGTACTCTCCAGTACGGACAGTGTTTTTGAGGGTACTGTCTGGCGCAAAAAGGAGGTGTTCAGCCGCCTGCTGGAGCGGATGAAGCCGCTGGTCGTCTATGACACGCGCTCGGTCCCGGAGTGGCAGCGCCATCCAGGTGTGGTCCGGGAAAGGGCCAAGGCGGCCGTGCACGCCCCGTTCGCATTTGGCCGGGTGCGGGCCGTGTTGACCTGTGTTCGGGAAGAAAACGGAGCCTGTGCCCAGACGGATGCCAAGTTGCTCTACCGGCTGATGCCCCTTTTAGAGCAGACGCTTTTGACCATGCGGCGCATGGACGAGCTGCGTCTGGCTAAAGCGGCCTTGCATGCCAAATCCTGCGCGCTGGAATCCACGGTTCAGGAGAACCGGCTCCTGGCGCGAACGGATTTTTTGACCGACTTGCCCAACCGGCGGGGCTTTTTCGAGGCCGGAGCCAAGGAGATCCGTCGGGCACACCGGTACGGCCGGCCCCTCTCGGTTTTGTTGCTCGATCTCGACCACTTCAAAAAGGTCAACGATGTCTACGGTCATGACGTCGGGGACCATGTCCTGGCCCAGTTTGGACAAAAATGCCGCGGCAGGCTCCGTGAGCACGATCTTATGGCCCGCCTCGGCGGCGAGGAATTCGCCGTGCTGTTACCGGAAACCCCGGTTGCCGAAGCGAGCCAGGTCGCTGAAGGGTTGCGACGGTTTGTTGAAGGCTCCAGCCTTGCCGGGGTGTTGGAAGCCGGAGAGGTTACCGTGAGTATCGGGGTCTGCGAACTCGCGCCCCAGGAAGATTCCTTGTCCGAAGTGTTGAAACGGGTGGACACGGCTTTGTATATGGCCAAACAGGCCGGGCGGAACCTGGTCCGGCCCGAGCAAGCGTTTCCGGCCTCCCGGGCGAGTTGA